From the genome of Bactrocera oleae isolate idBacOlea1 chromosome 2, idBacOlea1, whole genome shotgun sequence, one region includes:
- the Nop56 gene encoding nucleolar protein 56 codes for MSQLYVLYEHAAGFSLFSVKEFEEVSMFLPQVEASVTDIAKFHSIVKLVGFSPFKTAIAALENINAISEGIAPQDLLVFLDDFFSKLKKKKCTLGIADAKLGAAITESIGVQCSHFGAVPEILRGIRFHFHRLVKGFTDKSAGVAQLGLGHSYSRAKVKFNVHRSDNMIIQSIALLDQLDKDVNTFSMRIREWYSYHFPELVKIVPDNYLFAKTAKYIKDRKSLSQDKLEELEEIVMDSAKAQAIIDAAKMSMGMDISIVDLMNIELFAERVVRLSEYRKKMATYLHNKMEAVAPNLQSLIGDQVGARLISHAGSLTNLAKYPASTVQILGAEKALFRALKTRSNTPKYGLLYHSSFIGRAGLKNKGRISRFLANKCSIASRIDCFLEKPTRVFGETLKQQVEDRLKFYESGEVPRKNIEVMKEAIEAAEKEDKNSVTEAQALKKKNKKKKRKAVDAENGDVIENKTNGKAEEANDTVVEENGGEAGEGEPKKKKKKKKNKNKDAEA; via the exons Atg TCACAACTATACGTCCTTTACGAACACGCTGCGGGATTCTCCCTTTTTTCGGTCAAGGAATTTGAAGAAGTATCTATGTTTCTTCCTCAAGTTGAGGCATCCGTAACAGATATAGCAAAATTCCATTCGATTGTAAAATTAGTTGGATTTTCTCCTTTCAAAACAGCAATAGCGGCCCTGGAAAACATTAATGCAATTTCTGAAGGTATTGCGCCACAAGATTTGCTGGTATTTTTAGATGATTTCTTCTCAAAGTTGAAGAAGAAGAAATGTACCTTAGGTATTGCGGATGCTAAGTTGGGAGCTGCTATTACTGAATCGATAGGTGTGCAATGTAGCCACTTTGGAGCTGTACCAGAAATATTACGTGGTAtacgttttcattttcatcgGCTGGTcaaag GATTTACCGACAAGTCTGCCGGTGTAGCACAACTGGGTTTGGGTCACAGCTATTCTCGTGCCAAAGTCAAGTTTAACGTTCACCGTTCGGACAATATGATAATACAATCCATTGCGCTTCTTGATCAATTAGATAAGGACGTAAATACATTTTCAATGCGTATACGGGAGTGGTATTCGTACCATTTCCCAGAGTTGGTCAAAATCGTTCCTGATAATTATTTGTTTGCTAAAACTGCTAAATACATAAAAGATCGTAAAAGCCTTTCACAAGACAAATTAGAAGAATTGGAGGAAATTGTAATGGATTCGGCAAAGGCGCAAGCTATTATTGATGCAGCAAAAATGTCTATGGGTATGGATATTTCAATAGTAGatttaatgaatattgaattatttGCGGAGCGCGTGGTTCGTTTGTCTGAATATCGAAAGAAAATGGCAACATATTTGCACAATAAAATGGAGGCGGTGGCACCAAATTTGCAATCTCTAATTGGTGATCAAGTAGGGGCCCGTTTAATTTCGCACGCGGGCAGTTTGACTAATTTAGCTAAATATCCAGCTTCAACAGTACAAATATTGGGAGCGGAAAAAGCACTTTTCCGTGCATTAAAAACCCGTTCAAACACACCAAAATATGGATTGCTTTACCATTCGTCGTTCATTGGACGAGCTGGATTAAAGAACAAAGGCCGCATATCTCGTTTTCTGGCCAACAAGTGTTCGATTGCATCCCGTATTGACTGCTTTTTAGAGAAACCGACGAGGGTTTTTGGTGAAACTCTAAAGCAACAGGTGGAAGATCGTCTGAAATTCTATGAATCTGGTGAAGTACCACGTAAAAATATAGAAGTTATGAAAGAAGCCATTGAAGCAGCAGAAAAAGAAGACAAAAACAGTGTTACCGAGGCACAagcattaaaaaagaaaaataagaaaaagaaacGCAAAGCCGTGGATGCGGAAAACGGCGATGTTATAGAAAACAAAACGAATGGAAAGGCTGAAGAAGCAAATGACACAGTGGTAGAAGAGAATGGCGGTGAAGCTGGTGAAGGAGAAcctaagaagaagaagaagaaaaagaagaataAGAATAAGGACGCAGAGGCTTAA
- the pinta gene encoding retinol-binding protein pinta codes for MLLHDSRKVGTYDTEPERIRLQIQHISQWLKETPNVNANTDFGNLLFFLRSCKYDLERTKKKIKNFYQMRAERVEWFANRDPFLPEIQALLKLGVFLPVDGVDSKNRKVVIIRAAAHDPKLHSQNNVFKVSKMVLDLLLKFEPDNCGQGIVGIFDMTGVQLGHALQLNPRMIKHSVESWQAYPCQPKLLEFINAPTHVNIFLNTFRLFMTQKMRSRVVVQKRSTTVECAELPRDIGGNGPSYKELAAKWKQLVEDNINFYQEYEKYKSILPT; via the exons ATGTTGCTGCACGATTCAAGGAAAGTGGGCACCTATGACACGGAGCCCGAAAGGATACGCCTACAAATACAACATATTTCACAATGGTTGAAAGAAACCCCTAATGTGAACGCCAATACTGACTTTGGGAATTTGCTGTTCTTTTTACGAAGTTGCAAATATGATTTGGAacgaacaaagaaaaaaataaaaaa CTTCTATCAAATGCGTGCGGAGCGTGTAGAATGGTTCGCCAACAGAGATCCCTTTTTACCAGAAATACAAGCACTTCTGAAGTTGGGTGTATTTCTGCCAGTCGACGGTGTTGATTCAAAAAATCGTAAGGTGGTTATAATACGTGCTGCTGCACACGATCCAAAACTTCATTCCCAAAATAACGTTTTCAag GTCAGTAAAATGGTATTAGACTTACTACTAAAATTTGAGCCAGATAATTGTGGACAAGGTATTGTGGGTATTTTTGATATGACGGGCGTTCAGTTGGGCCATGCTCTGCAATTGAATCCGAGAATGATAAAACATTCTGTTGAAAGTTGGCAAGCTTATCCATGCCAACCAAAGCTCTTGGAGTTTATAAATGCGCCGACGCACGTGAATATCTTTCTGAATACTTTCAG ATTATTTATGACGCAGAAAATGCGTTCTCgcgttgttgtacaaaaacgtTCAACTACAGTTGAGTGTGCTGAATTACCGAGAGATATTGGAGGAAACGGACCTAGTTACAAGGAACTTGCTGCGAAATGGAAACAACTAGTGGAGGATAACATTAACTTCTATCAGGAGtatgaaaaatacaaaagtatatTGCCAACTTGA
- the mats gene encoding MOB kinase activator-like 1: MEFLFGSRSSKTFKPKKNIPEGTHQYDLMKHAAATLGSGNLRNAVALPDGEDLNEWVAVNTVDFFNQINMLYGTITEFCTEESCVIMSAGPKYEYHWADGLTVKKPIKCSAPKYIDYLMTWVQDQLDDETLFPSKIGIPFPKNFLSIAKTILKRLFRVYAHIYHQHFSEVVTLGEEAHLNTSFKHFIFFVQEFNLIDRRELAPLQELIDKLTAKDERQI, from the exons ATGGAATTTCTATT tggGTCACGTTCAAGCAAAActtttaagccaaaaaaaaatataccagaAGGTACTCACCAATATGATTTAATGAAACATGCGGCTGCTACTTTAGGTTCTGGTAATTTACGTAATGCTGTCGCATTGCCGGATGGAGAAGACCTTAATGAATGGGTCGCTGTTAACA CTGTCGATTTCTTCAATCAAATAAATATGCTATATGGTACTATTACTGAGTTTTGTACCGAAGAGAGTTGTGTTATTATGTCTGCAGGACCGAAGTATGAATATCATTGGGCGGATGGACTAACTGTTAAGAAGCCTATTAAATGCAGTGCACCTAAGTATATTGATTACCTAATGACGTGGGTGCAAGACCAACTAGATGATGAGACGCTGTTCCCATCGAAAATAGGCATACCGTTTCCAAAGAATTTTCTCAGCATAGCGAAAACTATTCTAAAACGTTTATTTCGTGTTTACGCACATATATACCATCAACATTTCTCGGAAGTCGTAACTCTGGGTGAAGAGGCACATTTGAATACATCCTTTAAGCACTTTATATTCTTCGTTCAagagtttaatttaattgatcGGCGCGAACTAGCTCCACTGCAAGAACTTATTGATAAGTTAACAGCTAAAGATGAGAGACAAATATAG